The DNA segment CGGGTCCGAGAGCTCTGCGAGGACGTGTTCGAACGGGCCCACGACATCGCCGAGGAGTACGGGGTCGAGCTGGACACGTTGGCGGAGGTCGGGTCGCCGGCCCGCCGGATCGTCGAGCGCGCCGACGAGTTCGACGTGGTCGTGATCGGGACGCACGGCGGGTCGCTGGCCGACCGGCTCCTCGTCGGTAACGTGGCGAAGTCCGTCTTCCAGCACTCGCCGGTCCCCGTGACGGT comes from the Halorubrum depositum genome and includes:
- a CDS encoding universal stress protein, coding for MVERVLVPMDDSELSERALRYALDVHRDADVTVLHVVGEPSRMMGAATGIALADDSEERVRELCEDVFERAHDIAEEYGVELDTLAEVGSPARRIVERADEFDVVVIGTHGGSLADRLLVGNVAKSVFQHSPVPVTVVR